A genome region from Rhodanobacter thiooxydans includes the following:
- a CDS encoding GH92 family glycosyl hydrolase has product MVGSGRKAWRVASGGLRRGIWLACLLPCLAAGATDTSFLRSFESGEPAPAPPLAGAAFTVEVAGGPGQAAALTAKPGVGFSGQRSLHYRGSSGGRQQAELYAVNLPVQPDTQLSYLIFPQSNAGDLRNPADYVAADLLFDDGSRLSTRGARDQHRIGAAARAQGEGRTLYPDQWNQLSIDVGAVAAGRTIKRIVLMHDGAAARFEGYLDDLRIGAAPADTRRHPSEFVDTRRGSNSNARFSRGNTFPAVAVPHGFNFWTPVTDAGSDWMYQYQQRNGADNRPRLEAFALSHEPSPWMGDRQTFQLMPAAMAHGAPSANRAARALSFSHANETAHAHTYRVAFDDGIVAELAPTDHAAMFRFTFAGDRSQLVFDNRDDRGGIVLDPATRSFSGWSDVKSRLSAGATRLFFYGTLDQPVSESGRLGGEGRDHVAAWFGFDTTKTKVLNLRIATSLISLEQAQHNLALEIAPGESFDDVRGRAQQQWDAQLGIVSVDGASADERTTLYSNLYRLFLYPNEAYENTGSATQPRYRYASPFSAPTGQDTPTHTGARIVDGKPYVNNGFWDTYRTAWPAYVLLTPAKAGEMIDGFVQQYRDGGWIARWSSPGYADLMVGTSADVAFADAWLKGVRHFDVRAFYQSALKDATVVSPLAGTGRKGLQRSIFNGYTDTGVDEGLSWSMDGYINDFAIGNLAAALAQQPAADDPYAKHYADDAAYFRQRALGYANLFDPAVGFFVGRDAAGRWRHDAQDFDPLRWGGDYTETDAWNMAFHAPQDGVGLAALYGGRAALAAKLDALFATPGEFHVGSYGEPIHEMLEARDVRMGQYGHSNQPSHHIIYMYDFAGQPWKAQDKLRDVLSRLYVGSEIGQGYPGDEDNGEMSAWYLFGAAGFYPLRMGTPEYVIGAPYFPHMDIALENGKHLVIDAPAVSDVNRYVQGLHVNGQPWNRLTLPHTLLAQGATLQFAMGPRPSRWASGEDAAPPSLTAAGLPQPWRNLLDQRLGRTHAAPATAGLPLLFNHDSGAEVMLPGVATTIDWRFARPLRVSMLTLTAGSTLAAPSGWQLQGSADGQHWSTLDTRRDERFAWPQQTRAFAVREPGEYAYYRLRLDPSTDGARQALVEIELLGAAPNP; this is encoded by the coding sequence ATGGTCGGATCAGGACGGAAGGCATGGCGGGTCGCATCCGGCGGGCTGCGTCGAGGTATCTGGCTGGCCTGCCTGCTGCCGTGCCTTGCAGCTGGCGCCACCGACACCAGCTTCCTGCGTTCGTTCGAAAGCGGCGAACCGGCGCCGGCGCCGCCGCTGGCGGGCGCCGCGTTCACGGTCGAGGTGGCCGGCGGCCCCGGTCAGGCGGCGGCATTGACGGCCAAGCCGGGCGTCGGTTTCAGCGGACAGCGTTCGCTGCACTACCGCGGCAGCAGCGGCGGGCGGCAACAGGCGGAGCTGTACGCGGTGAACCTGCCGGTGCAACCGGATACGCAGCTGTCGTACCTGATCTTCCCGCAGTCGAACGCGGGCGACCTGCGCAACCCGGCCGACTACGTGGCGGCGGACCTGTTGTTCGACGACGGCAGCCGGCTGTCCACCCGCGGCGCACGCGACCAGCATCGCATCGGCGCCGCGGCGCGTGCGCAGGGCGAGGGCCGTACGCTGTATCCGGACCAGTGGAACCAGCTTTCGATCGACGTGGGCGCGGTTGCCGCCGGGCGCACGATCAAGCGCATCGTGCTGATGCACGACGGCGCGGCCGCGCGCTTCGAGGGCTACCTGGACGACCTGCGCATCGGCGCCGCACCCGCCGATACGCGCCGGCACCCCAGCGAGTTCGTCGACACCCGCCGCGGCAGCAACTCCAACGCCCGCTTCTCGCGCGGCAACACCTTTCCCGCGGTGGCCGTGCCGCACGGCTTCAACTTCTGGACGCCGGTGACCGACGCCGGCTCCGACTGGATGTATCAGTACCAGCAGCGCAACGGCGCCGACAACCGCCCGCGGCTGGAGGCGTTCGCGCTGTCGCACGAGCCGAGCCCATGGATGGGTGACCGGCAGACCTTCCAGCTGATGCCGGCCGCGATGGCCCATGGCGCGCCCAGCGCGAACCGCGCGGCGCGCGCGCTGAGCTTCAGCCATGCGAACGAGACCGCGCACGCGCACACCTACCGCGTGGCGTTCGACGACGGCATCGTCGCCGAGCTCGCGCCGACCGACCATGCCGCGATGTTCCGCTTCACCTTCGCGGGCGATCGCTCGCAGCTGGTGTTCGACAACCGCGACGACCGCGGCGGCATCGTGCTGGACCCGGCGACGCGCAGCTTCAGTGGCTGGTCCGACGTGAAGAGCCGGCTCTCCGCCGGCGCCACCCGGCTGTTCTTCTACGGCACGCTCGACCAGCCGGTCAGCGAGAGCGGGCGCCTGGGCGGCGAAGGGCGCGACCACGTCGCCGCCTGGTTCGGCTTCGACACGACGAAGACGAAAGTGCTGAACCTGCGCATCGCCACTTCGCTGATCAGCCTGGAGCAGGCGCAGCACAACCTGGCGCTGGAGATCGCGCCGGGCGAGAGCTTCGACGACGTGCGCGGGCGCGCGCAGCAGCAATGGGATGCACAGCTCGGCATCGTCAGCGTGGATGGCGCCAGCGCCGACGAACGGACCACGCTGTACTCCAACCTCTATCGCCTGTTCCTGTATCCGAACGAGGCCTACGAGAACACCGGCAGCGCGACGCAACCGCGTTATCGGTATGCCAGCCCGTTCTCCGCACCGACCGGCCAGGACACGCCGACCCACACCGGCGCGCGGATCGTCGACGGCAAACCCTACGTCAACAACGGTTTCTGGGACACCTACCGCACCGCGTGGCCGGCCTACGTGCTGCTCACGCCCGCGAAAGCCGGCGAGATGATCGACGGCTTCGTGCAGCAGTACCGCGACGGCGGCTGGATCGCGCGCTGGTCGTCGCCCGGCTACGCCGACCTGATGGTCGGCACCAGCGCCGACGTGGCGTTCGCCGACGCGTGGTTGAAGGGCGTGCGCCATTTCGACGTGCGCGCGTTCTACCAGTCCGCCCTGAAGGACGCCACGGTGGTCAGCCCGCTCGCCGGCACCGGCCGCAAGGGGCTGCAGCGCTCGATCTTCAACGGCTACACCGACACCGGCGTGGACGAGGGACTGTCGTGGTCGATGGACGGCTATATCAACGACTTCGCGATCGGCAACCTCGCCGCCGCGCTGGCGCAGCAACCGGCCGCGGACGACCCGTATGCCAAGCACTACGCCGACGACGCGGCGTACTTCCGTCAACGCGCGCTGGGCTACGCCAACCTGTTCGACCCCGCCGTCGGCTTCTTCGTCGGCCGCGACGCCGCGGGCCGGTGGCGTCACGACGCGCAGGATTTCGACCCGCTGCGCTGGGGCGGCGACTACACCGAGACCGACGCCTGGAACATGGCCTTCCACGCGCCGCAGGACGGCGTCGGGCTCGCCGCGCTGTACGGTGGTCGCGCCGCGCTGGCGGCGAAGCTCGACGCGTTGTTCGCCACGCCGGGCGAGTTCCACGTCGGCAGCTACGGCGAACCGATCCACGAGATGCTGGAGGCGCGCGACGTGCGCATGGGCCAGTACGGCCACAGCAACCAGCCTTCGCACCACATCATCTACATGTACGACTTCGCCGGACAGCCGTGGAAGGCGCAGGACAAGCTGCGCGACGTGCTGAGCCGCCTCTACGTCGGCAGCGAGATCGGCCAGGGCTACCCGGGCGACGAGGACAACGGCGAGATGTCCGCCTGGTACCTGTTCGGCGCCGCCGGTTTCTACCCGCTGCGCATGGGCACGCCGGAGTACGTGATCGGCGCGCCTTACTTCCCGCACATGGACATCGCGCTGGAGAACGGCAAGCACTTGGTGATCGACGCGCCGGCAGTCAGCGACGTCAACCGCTACGTGCAGGGCCTGCACGTCAACGGCCAGCCGTGGAACCGGCTGACCCTGCCGCATACGTTGCTGGCGCAGGGCGCCACGCTGCAGTTCGCGATGGGGCCAAGGCCTTCGCGCTGGGCCAGCGGCGAAGATGCCGCGCCGCCATCGCTCACGGCTGCGGGCCTGCCGCAGCCGTGGCGCAATCTGCTCGACCAGCGGCTGGGCCGCACCCACGCCGCGCCCGCCACGGCGGGGCTGCCGCTGCTGTTCAACCACGACTCCGGCGCCGAAGTGATGCTGCCCGGTGTAGCGACCACGATCGACTGGCGCTTCGCGCGGCCGCTGCGGGTGAGCATGCTCACGCTGACCGCCGGCAGCACGCTCGCGGCGCCGTCGGGCTGGCAGTTGCAGGGCTCCGCCGATGGACAGCACTGGTCCACCCTCGATACACGCCGTGACGAACGCTTCGCCTGGCCGCAGCAGACCCGGGCTTTCGCCGTGCGCGAACCGGGCGAGTACGCGTACTACCGGCTGCGCCTGGATCCATCGACGGATGGCGCCAGGCAAGCCCTCGTTGAAATCGAACTGCTCGGCGCCGCACCCAACCCGTAG
- a CDS encoding 2OG-Fe(II) oxygenase: MDDASLFRTAADALAGEGWCVLNDLLTAAQTRALADECTALYAAQRLAPARVGAAHTATELRGDRTQWFDPAAPSGPQQAFLARTDALRCTLNRELMLGLVESEAHYAVYVPGARYARHLDRLRDDDARVLSAVFYLNEGWQEADGGALQLYLGDGTHRDILPRAGTLLLFLSAQFEHEVLPATRDRLSIACWMRQRSAGRIA; this comes from the coding sequence ATGGATGATGCCAGCCTGTTCCGCACTGCCGCCGACGCCCTGGCTGGCGAGGGCTGGTGCGTGCTGAACGACCTGCTGACGGCGGCGCAGACTCGTGCGCTGGCCGACGAGTGTACTGCGCTGTATGCGGCGCAGCGGCTGGCGCCGGCGCGGGTAGGTGCAGCGCACACGGCCACGGAGTTGCGCGGCGACCGCACGCAGTGGTTCGACCCCGCCGCGCCGAGCGGGCCGCAACAGGCGTTCCTCGCCCGCACCGACGCGTTGCGCTGCACACTCAACCGCGAGCTGATGCTGGGTCTGGTGGAAAGCGAGGCGCACTACGCGGTGTATGTGCCCGGCGCGCGCTACGCGCGGCATCTCGACCGCCTGCGCGACGACGACGCGCGGGTGCTCTCGGCGGTGTTCTACCTCAACGAGGGCTGGCAGGAAGCCGATGGCGGCGCGCTGCAGCTGTACCTGGGCGACGGCACGCACCGCGACATCCTCCCGCGCGCCGGCACGCTGCTGCTGTTCCTCTCCGCGCAGTTCGAGCACGAGGTGCTGCCGGCCACGCGCGACCGCCTGAGCATCGCCTGCTGGATGCGCCAGCGCAGCGCCGGGCGGATCGCGTAG
- a CDS encoding DUF3820 family protein, with translation MEAQDLKKLVTVHMPYGKYQGRLLADLPGAYLAWFARKGFPSGELGRLLSLMLEIDHNGLSRLLEPLRQRPS, from the coding sequence ATGGAAGCGCAGGACCTGAAAAAACTGGTGACGGTGCACATGCCGTACGGCAAGTACCAGGGGCGGCTGCTCGCCGACCTGCCCGGCGCGTATCTCGCCTGGTTCGCGCGCAAGGGCTTTCCGAGCGGCGAGCTGGGCCGGCTGCTGTCGCTGATGCTGGAGATCGACCACAACGGCTTGTCCCGGCTGCTGGAGCCGCTGCGCCAGCGGCCTTCCTGA
- a CDS encoding class I SAM-dependent methyltransferase, whose product MFRHTCKLLIPLLAALLLPVAASATSATAPDRTTAALQQAVNGHWRSDANRARDQYRHPLETLQFFGIKPDMTVIELAPGGGWYTEILAPFLHAHGHLIEAAPPSAAKFTAKLKADPAVYGHIAKIVPFAPPDQVKLGADHSADMVLTFRNTHDWLNHSPATLDAVFKAAFNVLRPGGVFGVTEHRAKPFADGVESAGALHRLPEDYLIALALKTGFRVAGVSQINANPNDPEDINVHRLPPDLSGPDNEHAQMKAIGESDRMTLKFVKP is encoded by the coding sequence ATGTTTCGTCATACCTGCAAGCTGCTCATCCCGCTGCTCGCGGCACTGCTGCTCCCTGTCGCCGCCAGCGCCACTTCTGCCACCGCGCCTGACCGCACCACCGCGGCACTGCAGCAGGCGGTGAACGGCCACTGGCGTTCCGACGCGAACCGGGCCCGCGACCAATATCGGCATCCGCTCGAGACCCTGCAGTTCTTCGGCATCAAGCCCGACATGACGGTGATCGAACTGGCACCCGGCGGTGGCTGGTACACCGAAATCCTCGCGCCGTTCCTCCACGCGCACGGCCACCTGATCGAAGCGGCGCCACCATCAGCGGCGAAGTTCACCGCCAAGCTCAAGGCCGACCCGGCGGTGTACGGACACATCGCAAAAATCGTTCCGTTCGCCCCGCCGGATCAGGTGAAGCTGGGCGCTGACCACTCCGCCGACATGGTGCTCACCTTCCGCAACACGCACGACTGGCTCAACCACAGCCCGGCAACGCTCGATGCGGTGTTCAAGGCTGCATTCAACGTGCTCAGGCCCGGCGGCGTGTTCGGCGTGACCGAACACCGCGCCAAACCGTTCGCCGATGGCGTGGAAAGCGCCGGGGCATTGCACCGCCTCCCCGAGGATTACCTGATCGCGCTGGCCCTCAAGACCGGTTTTCGCGTGGCTGGCGTGTCGCAGATTAATGCCAACCCGAACGACCCGGAAGACATCAACGTGCACCGCCTGCCGCCGGATCTGTCCGGGCCTGACAACGAGCATGCGCAGATGAAGGCGATCGGCGAGTCGGACCGGATGACGTTGAAGTTCGTGAAGCCGTGA
- a CDS encoding AAA family ATPase, giving the protein MSELDDLTTLVRAATPLLVIETVDEQRVIECFRHVIAQALHPLWRWTLTDGLQRLDFAAAGSVAPDATATLEAIRAQDQRGIYLMFDFHGLLGYAMSLRQLREIVQRQRSAAHTIVLVGAKVELPRELEALSLRVPLALPDLKELAGILRGEAAAWQREQNCRIEVDNDAARTIVRNLLGLSAPDARRIVRKLIYADGALGPNDLPVLMQSKFELLNRSGLLHYEYATASFADIAGVARVRKWVQRRRAVFLAATPDPVLDPPRGVLLLGVQGCGKSLAAKAIAGGFGVPLVRLDFGTLYDKYQGETEKNLREALASTELLAPCVLWIDEIEKGLAGGGEDGGVSRRVLGYLLTWMAERKAKVFVVATANAVNELPAELLRKGRFDEIFFVDLPKESVRAEIFGMHLKRRKLDPAGFDLATLAAASDGCSGAEIEQTIVSALYDAAGNGTPPDQATLLHALQQTRPLSVLMREQVDALRAWAQGRCVAAD; this is encoded by the coding sequence ATGAGCGAACTGGACGACCTCACCACCCTGGTCCGTGCGGCCACGCCGCTGCTGGTGATCGAGACGGTGGACGAGCAGCGAGTGATCGAGTGCTTCCGCCACGTGATCGCGCAGGCGCTGCACCCGCTGTGGCGCTGGACCCTGACCGACGGCCTGCAGCGGCTGGACTTCGCCGCCGCCGGCAGCGTGGCGCCCGACGCCACCGCCACGCTGGAGGCGATCCGCGCCCAGGACCAGCGCGGCATCTACCTGATGTTCGATTTCCACGGCCTGCTCGGCTACGCGATGAGCCTGCGCCAGTTGCGCGAGATCGTGCAGCGCCAGCGCTCGGCCGCGCACACCATCGTGCTGGTCGGCGCCAAGGTCGAACTGCCCCGCGAGCTGGAGGCGCTGTCGCTGCGCGTGCCGCTGGCGCTGCCTGACCTCAAGGAACTGGCCGGCATCCTGCGCGGCGAGGCGGCCGCCTGGCAGCGCGAGCAGAACTGCCGTATCGAGGTGGACAACGATGCCGCGCGCACCATCGTGCGCAACCTGCTCGGGCTGTCCGCACCGGATGCGCGGCGCATCGTGCGCAAGCTGATCTACGCCGATGGCGCGCTCGGCCCGAACGACCTGCCGGTGCTGATGCAGTCCAAGTTCGAGCTGCTCAACCGCTCCGGCCTGCTGCACTACGAATACGCCACCGCCAGCTTCGCCGACATCGCCGGCGTGGCCCGCGTGCGCAAGTGGGTGCAGCGGCGCCGCGCGGTGTTCCTCGCCGCCACGCCCGATCCCGTGCTCGACCCGCCCAGGGGCGTGCTGCTGCTTGGCGTGCAGGGCTGCGGCAAGAGCCTCGCCGCGAAGGCGATCGCCGGCGGCTTCGGCGTGCCGCTGGTGCGGCTGGATTTCGGCACGCTGTACGACAAGTACCAGGGCGAGACCGAGAAGAACCTGCGCGAGGCGCTGGCCAGCACCGAGCTGCTGGCGCCGTGCGTGCTGTGGATCGACGAGATCGAGAAGGGCCTGGCCGGCGGCGGCGAAGACGGTGGCGTGTCGCGCCGCGTGCTCGGCTATCTGCTGACCTGGATGGCCGAACGCAAGGCCAAGGTGTTCGTCGTGGCCACCGCCAATGCCGTCAACGAACTGCCTGCCGAGCTGCTGCGCAAGGGCCGCTTCGACGAAATCTTCTTCGTCGACCTGCCGAAGGAATCCGTGCGCGCCGAGATCTTCGGCATGCACCTGAAACGGCGCAAGCTCGACCCCGCCGGCTTCGACCTGGCCACCCTCGCCGCCGCCAGCGACGGCTGCTCCGGCGCCGAGATCGAGCAAACCATCGTCAGCGCGCTGTATGACGCCGCCGGCAACGGCACGCCGCCCGACCAGGCCACCTTGCTCCACGCGCTGCAGCAGACGCGCCCGTTGTCGGTGCTGATGCGCGAACAGGTAGACGCGCTGCGCGCGTGGGCGCAGGGGCGCTGCGTGGCGGCAGATTGA
- a CDS encoding PQQ-dependent sugar dehydrogenase, with translation MRLLLPLLLGLSSLPALAAPPPLDRLTLPRGFHIALYSDQVPDARELALGAKGTVFVGSNDAGKVYALTDNNGDGVADQVRVVASGLQLPVGVAFKGGDLYVSAVSCIVVLRDIENHLDDPPKPAVVTDQLPSETHHGWKFIAFGPDGKLYVPIGAPCNICDPAPAHGKLIRMNADGSDWQDVARGIRNSVGFDWQPGTKRLWFTDNGRDLMGDDMPSDELNEITGPDQHFGYPYCHQGDTLDPEFGKGRRCKDYVPPVLKLGAHVGALGMRFYEGQQFPASYRGAIIVAEHGSWNRTKKSGYRVMTVRLNGSKVVAYEPLITGFEQNESAWGRPVDVQPLPDGSVLVSDDLAGAVYRVTYGSRDSGDGIRDSQERPRASVDAPASP, from the coding sequence ATGCGCCTGCTGCTGCCGTTGCTGCTGGGCCTGTCGTCGCTGCCGGCGCTGGCCGCGCCGCCGCCGTTGGATCGACTGACCCTGCCCAGGGGCTTCCACATCGCGCTGTACTCCGACCAGGTGCCGGACGCACGCGAGCTTGCGCTGGGGGCGAAGGGCACGGTGTTCGTCGGTTCCAACGATGCCGGCAAGGTCTACGCGCTCACCGACAACAACGGCGACGGCGTCGCCGACCAGGTGCGGGTGGTCGCCAGCGGCCTGCAGCTGCCGGTGGGCGTGGCGTTCAAGGGTGGCGACCTGTACGTCTCGGCGGTGAGCTGCATCGTCGTGCTGCGCGACATCGAGAACCACCTGGACGATCCGCCGAAGCCGGCCGTGGTCACCGACCAGCTGCCCAGCGAAACCCACCACGGCTGGAAGTTCATCGCGTTCGGCCCGGACGGCAAGCTGTACGTGCCGATCGGCGCACCGTGCAACATCTGCGACCCGGCGCCGGCGCACGGCAAGCTGATCCGCATGAACGCCGACGGCAGCGACTGGCAGGACGTGGCCCGCGGCATCCGCAACTCGGTCGGCTTCGATTGGCAGCCAGGCACGAAGCGCCTGTGGTTCACCGACAACGGCCGTGACCTGATGGGCGACGACATGCCCAGCGACGAGTTGAACGAGATCACCGGCCCCGACCAGCACTTTGGCTACCCGTACTGCCACCAGGGCGACACGCTTGACCCCGAGTTCGGCAAGGGTCGCCGCTGCAAGGATTACGTGCCGCCGGTGCTGAAGCTAGGCGCGCACGTGGGCGCGCTGGGCATGCGCTTCTATGAAGGCCAACAGTTCCCGGCCAGCTACCGCGGCGCGATCATCGTGGCCGAACACGGCTCGTGGAACCGCACGAAGAAATCCGGCTACCGGGTGATGACGGTGCGCCTGAACGGCAGCAAGGTGGTGGCGTACGAGCCGCTGATCACCGGCTTCGAACAGAACGAAAGCGCCTGGGGCCGCCCGGTCGACGTGCAGCCACTGCCCGACGGCAGCGTGCTGGTCAGCGACGACCTGGCCGGGGCGGTGTATCGGGTGACGTATGGAAGCCGGGATTCGGGAGACGGGATTCGGGATTCGCAAGAGCGCCCGCGCGCGAGCGTAGATGCCCCCGCAAGCCCATGA
- a CDS encoding YbhB/YbcL family Raf kinase inhibitor-like protein, with protein sequence MHLHSDYFANGQPIPAEFAFGKRGDPVALSGNRSPQLAWKGAPAATRSFVLTCIDPDVPSRGDDVNQPGRSVPADLPRVEFVHWLMANIPAECGELAAGSCSDGVTAHGKRAPFGPPGSVQGINDYTGWFAGDADMGGDYLGYDGPCPPWNDALLHHYHFKLHALDTAALPLHHGFTLAELRAAMAGHVLAEAELVGTYSLNPALAG encoded by the coding sequence ATGCACCTGCACAGCGACTACTTCGCCAACGGCCAGCCAATTCCCGCCGAGTTCGCCTTCGGCAAGCGCGGCGATCCGGTCGCGCTGTCGGGCAACCGCAGCCCGCAGCTGGCGTGGAAGGGCGCGCCGGCCGCCACGCGTTCGTTCGTGCTCACCTGCATCGACCCCGACGTGCCCAGCCGCGGCGACGACGTGAACCAGCCCGGTCGCAGCGTGCCGGCCGACTTGCCGCGAGTGGAGTTCGTGCACTGGCTGATGGCGAACATCCCTGCCGAGTGCGGCGAGTTGGCCGCGGGCAGCTGCAGCGACGGCGTCACCGCGCATGGCAAGCGCGCGCCGTTCGGGCCGCCGGGCAGTGTGCAGGGCATCAACGACTACACCGGCTGGTTCGCCGGCGACGCTGACATGGGCGGCGATTATCTCGGCTACGACGGCCCGTGCCCGCCGTGGAACGACGCGCTGCTGCACCATTACCACTTCAAGCTCCACGCGCTCGACACGGCTGCGCTGCCGCTGCACCACGGCTTCACGTTGGCCGAGTTGCGCGCGGCAATGGCCGGCCACGTGCTGGCCGAGGCGGAGCTGGTCGGTACCTACAGCCTGAACCCGGCGCTGGCCGGCTGA
- a CDS encoding DUF1328 family protein, whose protein sequence is MLHYALVFLVIAIIAAVLGFGGIAGAAAGIAKVLFIIFLILAIIAFFRRTS, encoded by the coding sequence ATGCTTCACTACGCCCTGGTTTTCCTGGTCATCGCAATCATCGCCGCCGTGCTCGGCTTTGGCGGCATTGCAGGTGCCGCGGCCGGGATCGCGAAAGTCCTGTTCATCATCTTCCTCATCCTGGCGATCATCGCGTTCTTCCGCCGCACCAGTTGA
- a CDS encoding DUF883 family protein: MNEQIQPPGPAAGDRIDQRAERIKQATSEAVAATKDKVERAADRVEEGLHHATDKAAGAAHKASDKAAQVGERGREVYDETRDRADAWLEQVRDYVREKPVQSVAIALGAGWLLGRILRR; this comes from the coding sequence ATGAACGAGCAAATCCAGCCCCCCGGGCCGGCCGCCGGTGACCGCATCGACCAGCGCGCCGAGCGCATCAAGCAGGCCACGTCCGAAGCAGTGGCGGCCACCAAGGACAAGGTCGAGCGCGCCGCCGACCGCGTCGAGGAAGGCCTGCACCATGCCACCGACAAGGCCGCCGGCGCCGCCCACAAGGCCAGCGACAAGGCGGCCCAGGTCGGCGAGCGCGGCCGCGAGGTCTACGACGAGACGAGGGACCGCGCCGACGCCTGGCTGGAGCAGGTGCGCGACTACGTGCGCGAGAAGCCGGTGCAATCGGTCGCCATCGCGCTGGGCGCCGGCTGGCTGCTCGGCCGCATCCTGCGGCGTTGA
- a CDS encoding AI-2E family transporter, with protein MSESAPVLPPAPGDVVATPPAPPATGTALHPEPPRLAAARATRRHLRALRVVLNTLLLLALLYTITLSKALLIPLVLAAFIGLALNPIVAFGTRLHLPRWLTASVLMLGLIVGIGSGVGLLAQPAVGWFHDAPAAIKSFVPKLRSFTRPLEAANRATQTLVSGSTRAPAPQATPISISAWDVVATTPKVLAAVLGVLLLVFFFLIYGDSMLRRLVEITPGFTYKRHAVSIVRGIQSEVSRYLLTALLINASLGAVTAGMLWLYKVPDPLLWGAVAMFANFIPYVGAIVTTSLLAVVCMLYASDASLEVFLPVLTFAGITAVEGNLITPLIQGASMRLSPIAILLWLLLWGWLWGIPGALLAVPMLTCTKLICERVRGWEWFAHIVQR; from the coding sequence ATGAGCGAATCCGCACCGGTACTCCCGCCGGCGCCCGGCGACGTCGTCGCCACGCCGCCGGCGCCACCGGCGACTGGCACGGCGTTGCACCCGGAGCCGCCACGGCTGGCCGCCGCGCGCGCCACGCGCCGCCACCTGCGTGCGCTGCGCGTGGTGCTGAACACACTGCTGCTGCTGGCGCTGCTGTACACCATCACGCTGAGCAAGGCGCTGTTGATCCCGCTGGTGCTGGCCGCGTTCATCGGGCTGGCGCTGAACCCGATCGTGGCCTTCGGCACGCGCCTGCATCTGCCGCGCTGGCTCACCGCCAGCGTGTTGATGCTTGGCCTGATCGTCGGCATCGGCAGTGGCGTGGGCCTGCTGGCGCAGCCGGCGGTCGGCTGGTTCCACGACGCGCCGGCGGCGATCAAGAGCTTCGTGCCGAAACTGCGCAGCTTCACCCGGCCGCTCGAAGCAGCCAACCGCGCCACCCAGACCCTGGTCAGCGGCAGCACCCGTGCGCCTGCGCCGCAGGCCACGCCGATCTCGATCAGCGCCTGGGACGTGGTTGCCACCACGCCGAAGGTGCTCGCCGCGGTGCTCGGCGTGCTGCTGCTGGTGTTCTTCTTCCTGATCTACGGCGACTCGATGCTGCGCCGGCTGGTGGAGATCACCCCCGGCTTCACCTACAAGCGGCACGCGGTGAGCATCGTGCGCGGCATCCAGAGCGAGGTGTCGCGCTACCTGCTCACCGCGCTGCTGATCAACGCCAGCCTCGGCGCGGTCACCGCCGGCATGCTGTGGCTGTACAAGGTGCCCGACCCGCTGCTGTGGGGCGCGGTGGCGATGTTCGCCAACTTCATTCCCTACGTCGGCGCGATCGTCACCACCTCGCTGCTGGCGGTGGTGTGCATGCTCTACGCCAGCGACGCCAGCCTGGAAGTGTTCCTGCCGGTGTTGACCTTCGCCGGCATCACCGCGGTGGAAGGCAACCTGATCACGCCGCTGATCCAGGGCGCCAGCATGCGGCTGTCGCCCATCGCCATCCTGCTGTGGCTGCTGCTGTGGGGCTGGCTGTGGGGCATCCCCGGCGCGCTGCTGGCGGTGCCGATGCTGACCTGCACTAAGCTGATCTGCGAGCGCGTGCGCGGCTGGGAGTGGTTCGCGCACATCGTGCAGCGTTGA